ACGGTTGGCAGCTGGCCGAGCATGCCGGGGAGCGCACCCCCGATGGGATGCAGCGGTTGTTGGCCACCGCTGACTGGGACCCGGACCTGGTCCGCGATGACCTGCGGGCCTATGTGGTGGAGCACCTGGGCGACCCCGGCGCGGTGCTGGTGGCCGACGAGACCGGCTTCTTGAAGAAGGGCACGACCTCGGTGGGGGTCCAGCGCCAGTACTCGGGCACCGCCGGCAAGGTCGACAACTGCCAGCTCGGCGTCTTCTTGGCCTACGCCAGCGGAAAGGGCCGGGCGATGATCGACCGGGAGCTGTACCTGCCCGAGCGCTGGACCGACGATCCTGAGCGCTGCCGGGCTGCGCGGGTGCCCGAGCAGGTCGGGTTCCGGACCAAGCCGCAGCTTGCCCAGCTCATGCTGGAGCGCGCGCTGGACGCCGGGGTGCCGGCGGCGTGGGTGACCGCCGATGAGGTCTACGGCGGCAGCCCGACGCTCAGGGAGTGGTTGGAGGGCCGCGGCGTGTGGCACGTGCTGGCGGTCAAGTGCACCGAGCTGCTTGAGGTCCAAGCTGTTGATGCTCCTGCCGGAGCGCGCACCAGCGCTGAGCAGCTGGCCGCGGCGGTGCCGGCCAGCCAGTGGATCGCCTGCAGCGCCGGGCACGGCGCTAAGGGCCGCCGGCTGTACGACTGGACCCGCGTGGAGCTGGCCGCCCCGGCCACCGCCGGGATGGCGCGGTGGCTGCTGGTGCGCCGCAGCCGCAGCGACGGGGAGCTGGCCTTCTATGCCTGCTACGGCCCGGCCACCACCTCGTTGGTCGGGCTGGTGCGGGTGGCCGGGACCAGGTGGGCGGTGGAGGAGGGCTTCGAGCAGGCCAAGGGCGAGGTCGGCCTGGACCACTACGAGGTCCGCAAATGGCCGGGCTGGTATCGCCACATCACCCTGGCGCTGCTGGCGCACGCGTTCCTGGTCGTCACCCGCGCCCAGGCCACCAGCCCCGAGCGGGTAAAGGGGGGCACGGCGGCCTGAGCGGTGGGCTCGGCCTGCTGCCGCTGACGGTCCCCGAGGTCCGCCGGCTGCTGGTGGCGCTGGTGTGGACCACCCCGGTCACGCCGGGCTTCGTGCTGGCCTGGTCCAGGTGGCGCCGACGGCACCAGGCCCGCGCCAGGCGCGCCCACTACCAGCGACGCGAACGACAGGGGCGCTGGAGTATTCACTCAAGGTAGTGACGTTTTCAACCGCATCGGTATCACGTCTCGGTCAGGTACTGATGGGCAAGCCTCACCGCCATCGCGCCCTCGCCCACGGCGGAGGCGACTCGCTTGATCGAGCCGCTGCGCACGTCACCGGCGGCGAAGACGCCCGGCAGGCTCGTCTCCAACAGGTACGGCTCCCGCGAACATCGCCGCCAGAGGTCACCGTTGCGCGCGGAAGGGTCCAGGTCCCTCCCGGTCAGGACAAAGCCGCGTTGGTCGAGCTCGACGGCCCCTTGGAGCCAGCCGGTGTTGGCCTGCGCACCGATGAAGACGAACAGGGCGTGTGCTTTGAGGGTTCGACGAACGCCTGAGCGGTTGTGCTGGACCACGATCCCCTCCAGGCGGTCCTCACCCATGAGCGTTCGGACCTCGGTGTTGGCAAGCAGCTCGACGTTCTCGGCGTCCACAACCCGGTGGGCGAGGTAGCTGGACATGGTCTTGTCGAGGTTGTTGCCTCGTAGGAGCAAGAAGACCCTGGGTGTCCGCCCGGCCAGGAACAGCGCCGCCTGACCGGCCGAGTTGCCCCCGCCGACCACCGCGACCTGCTTGCCTTCGCAGCGCAGGGCCTCGGCCTCCGTGGCAGCGTACTGGATGCTCACCCCCTCGAAACGCTCCAGGTGGGGCACCTCGAGCCGGCGGTAGCGGGCCCCGGTCGCGACGATCACGCTGCGTGCCAGCACCTGGCCGCCCTCCAAGAGCTGGATGCGGTAGTGGCCGTCGGTCCTGTTGAGATCGACCGCCTCCTGGGGCACGGCGGTCCGGGCGCCGAACTTGTCGGCCTGGACCAGGGCGCGGCTGGCCAGCTCGAAGCCGGACAGCCCCGCGGGGAAGCCCAGGTAGTTCTCGATCCGGGAGCTGGTGCCAGCCTGCCCCCCCAGCGCCATCGACTCCAGGGCCAGGGTCGACAGGCCCTCCGAGGCCCCGTAGACCGATGCGCCAAGGCCGGCCGGTCCCGCCCCGACCACGACCAGGTCGTAGGTTCGTTCCGGGGTGGCGTCGACCTTGAGGCCGATGGCCCGGGCAAGCTCGGCGTTGGTTGGGTTCTTCAGGACGTGCTTGTCCTGCCAGATGGCCACCGGTGTCTGCGATGGCGTGGCGCCGAACGCTCGGAGCAAGGCTTCAGCCTTGGGGTCCTCCCCGACCTCGATCCAGCCGTGGACCAGCCGGTTCCGGGTCGCATACTCCCGCAGGCGCGTCGCGTCGCTGGAGTGGCGGGAGCCGATGATCCGCAGGCCCACGCCGGCCCGCATCCCGATCGAACGCCTCGCCAGGAAGGTCTTCAGGATGGTGTCCGACAGGGTGGGGTCCTCGGTGATGACCTGCTTCAGCTGCGCACGAGGGATTGCCAGGACCTCTCCGCGCTTGCGGACCACGAACGACAGGTACAGCGCCTGCCCGGTGAGCAGGTTCAGCTCGCCCGCGAAGTTGCCTGCCAGGAGCACCCCGATCGTTCGCGCCTGCCCGGCGAAGTCGTCAACCACCTCCACCTCGCCGTCGAGCACGACGATGAAGTCACTGGCGCGGTCGCCGGCTCGAATGAGGACTTGGCCGACCTCGGTCTTCCTCGTCTCCCCATAGCGCCCGAGGAACTCGATCTGATCTTTGGTCAGCGTCGGGGAGGCCGTATCGCGGGCCTGCTGCATCCTTGGCCCCTCACATCAGCGCGGAGGATCACCGCAGCTACCAGAGCTTCCGGTGGAGCTATGGCCGGCTCGCGGCGCGTGGAGACGCCGACGCGGCCGTCAGTATTCATGGCTCTCCACCAGCTCGACGATACGCGTCGTTGGGGTCCCGGTCTTGGCCGGCGCCTTCTCCGGTGACGGCCAGACCTGGGTTCGCAGGATCTCGAGAAACCCTTGCGCCTCCTTGGCGGTGTCGAAGTCGAGGTCGACCATGACGTAGTTCGGGTCGTCGACAGGACGGAAGATGCGGTAGCGGCGCACGCCCGAGCGCTGCCGCCCCCCAGCGTCTCGCGCAAACGCCCCCCTCCACAGGTCGTAGTCGCGGACCTGGAGCTCCACCCGCAAGGTGCCCATCCCAACTCCTCGGCGTCTGATCGAAGCGGTTGGCAGCTCGCCTAGCCTATTGATTACTTGTATCAAGTAATGACTACCCTGCTAGGATACCCACATGACCGAACGTGTCAAGCGGCCCCGCAGCTACCACTCTCCGCGCCGGCAGGAGCAGGCAGCGGCCACCCGTCAAGCCATCCTCGAGGCAGCCCAACGGTTGTTCGAACACCAGGGGTATGCCGCAACCTCGATGCCAGCGATCGCGGCGGAGGCAGGCGTCGCGCTCAAGACCGTCTACGTTGTCTTCGAGACCAAGGCCAGACTCCTGCACGCGCTCTGGGAGGCGCGACTGGGCGGGGACGAGGAGGCCATCCCGGTGTTCGAGCGCGCCTGGTACCGCCGCGTCCTGGAGGAACCGAGCCCCGAGCGCAAGCTCCGCTTGGTGGCCGCTCAGGCGCGGGTCGTGAAGACCCGCTCCGGCGCCTTGCTGGAGGTCATCCGCAACGCGGCGTCGATGGACACCGAGATCGCCGCGCTCTGGACGAGCATCCAGGCCAAACTGTACGAGGTGCAACATTCGATCGTG
The DNA window shown above is from Actinomycetota bacterium and carries:
- a CDS encoding FAD-dependent oxidoreductase, producing MQQARDTASPTLTKDQIEFLGRYGETRKTEVGQVLIRAGDRASDFIVVLDGEVEVVDDFAGQARTIGVLLAGNFAGELNLLTGQALYLSFVVRKRGEVLAIPRAQLKQVITEDPTLSDTILKTFLARRSIGMRAGVGLRIIGSRHSSDATRLREYATRNRLVHGWIEVGEDPKAEALLRAFGATPSQTPVAIWQDKHVLKNPTNAELARAIGLKVDATPERTYDLVVVGAGPAGLGASVYGASEGLSTLALESMALGGQAGTSSRIENYLGFPAGLSGFELASRALVQADKFGARTAVPQEAVDLNRTDGHYRIQLLEGGQVLARSVIVATGARYRRLEVPHLERFEGVSIQYAATEAEALRCEGKQVAVVGGGNSAGQAALFLAGRTPRVFLLLRGNNLDKTMSSYLAHRVVDAENVELLANTEVRTLMGEDRLEGIVVQHNRSGVRRTLKAHALFVFIGAQANTGWLQGAVELDQRGFVLTGRDLDPSARNGDLWRRCSREPYLLETSLPGVFAAGDVRSGSIKRVASAVGEGAMAVRLAHQYLTET
- a CDS encoding IS701 family transposase, with the translated sequence MEEVQEWAAGLGELHAQIAGRFARAEPRRRVLAYLRGLLGNVGRKNGWQLAEHAGERTPDGMQRLLATADWDPDLVRDDLRAYVVEHLGDPGAVLVADETGFLKKGTTSVGVQRQYSGTAGKVDNCQLGVFLAYASGKGRAMIDRELYLPERWTDDPERCRAARVPEQVGFRTKPQLAQLMLERALDAGVPAAWVTADEVYGGSPTLREWLEGRGVWHVLAVKCTELLEVQAVDAPAGARTSAEQLAAAVPASQWIACSAGHGAKGRRLYDWTRVELAAPATAGMARWLLVRRSRSDGELAFYACYGPATTSLVGLVRVAGTRWAVEEGFEQAKGEVGLDHYEVRKWPGWYRHITLALLAHAFLVVTRAQATSPERVKGGTAA
- a CDS encoding helix-turn-helix domain-containing protein, whose protein sequence is MTERVKRPRSYHSPRRQEQAAATRQAILEAAQRLFEHQGYAATSMPAIAAEAGVALKTVYVVFETKARLLHALWEARLGGDEEAIPVFERAWYRRVLEEPSPERKLRLVAAQARVVKTRSGALLEVIRNAASMDTEIAALWTSIQAKLYEVQHSIVEQLHKQDALAGGLDVDTATDILWTLNHPAQWQLLVRERGWTAQRYEQWLGDIFCSQLLRQGPAIQDEHELAR